A window of Kribbella voronezhensis genomic DNA:
CGGCGCGCATCCGCCACGACGTACTCCGGTTGCAGCAGGTCGTCCGGAAGTCCGCGAGTACTCCGCCCGCAGCCACGGAAGTCGAACAGCACGACGTGGTGATCGCGCGCCAGCGGTTCGAACCCCGGCAGCAGATAGCCGTGGCCGACATCCGGCCCGCCATGGAACACGAGCAACGTCGGCCGCTCGCCGCGCCGCCCGAGCTCACGCACGAACAACGTGACGTCCCCGACGTCGACCAGCCGACCATCACCCATGCGAGGACACTTCCAGACCCCACCGACAAGACCTGTCAGTGCTTGAGGTTGTGGCCTTCGGAGGTCAGGCGGGCGCGTAGATCCTTCACTTCGGAGGGCGGCCGAGGCGCGCGCCAGTTGGAGCCCTCACTACCCCGCACCGAGGACTCCTCCGCCTTGTCGCGCTTCCGCCGCCACCACCACATAGCTCGAGCATGACGTACAGGTGCTTGCTGGCGCCACGGGTGGTGAAGAACGACAACTGGCCGACGCTCCCCGCTGACCCGGGAGTCAGTTGGTGGTGCGTTCTTTTTCGCTGCGTTCTATGCAGAACTCGTTGCCTTCGGGGTCGGTGAGGGTGGTCCAGCCTCGGCCGTCTGGTTGGCGGTGGTCTTCGTGGAGGGTGGCGCCGAGGGCGAGGAGGCGGTCGACCTCTTCGTCGCGGGTGCGTTCGGTCGGGACCCAGTCGATGTGCAGGCGGTTCTTGACCGTCTTGGATTCGGGGACGCGGATGAAAAGGAAGCCTGGGAGGGGGTCCGGGGACTCGAGGAGTACTTCGTCGTCGGCGGGGGAGTCCTGGGCGGACAGGGGCCAGCCGGTGGCCTGGCTCCAGAAGGTGGCCAGTTCGTACGGTTGCGCACAGTCGATGGTCAGGTGCCGAAAGATCATGGCCGGACTCTAACCTCGCGGACTGTCCCTGGGCGGGTCTAGTGTGCGAAGCAAGGGGAAACCACTCGGGCAAGGAGCGATCTGATGGCGTCACGACTGAATCCGTACATCAGCTACAACGGCACTGCGCGGGAGGCGTTCGAGTTCTACCGCAGCGTGTTCGGTGGGGAGCTGACGATGAACACCTTCGCCGAGTTCGGCGCGGAAGGGTCGCCGGATGCCGACAAGATCATGCACGCCTCACTGGAGGCGCCGAACGGCTTCGCGCTGATGGGCTCGGACACGCCCGAGGGGATGGACTTCAAGCCCGGTACGACGATGTCGGTGAGCCTCAGCGGTGACGACGGCGACGACCTCCGCGGGTACTACGAAAAGCTGTCGGAAGGCGGCACCGTGACGATGCCGCTGGAGAAGCAGATGTGGGGCGATGAGTTCGGCATGTTCGTCGACCGGTTCGGCGTCTCCTGGATGGTGAACATCGCGGCACCACAAGGCTGATCGACCTGGCGAGCTCCTGCGCCTGCCCGACGACCGGCAGGCGCAGTACTGGAGTGCGGGCAAGCGGGCGCGCGCTTCGCGGAGTGGATAAATGAGTACGCCGGGCAGCGGTCCCGCGGCTACCGTCGGAGGGGGAGCGCAAGCCGGCGGAAAGAGAAGCGCGTGAACGACGTCCTGTACGACGCGGTGCGGCACAACAACTGGGCGAGCAAAGAGCTGGTCGAGTTCTGCCGGGACCAGAACCTGAGCCCGGAACAGCTGCAGGCGACCGGCATCGGCACCTTCGGTACGATTCCCGAAACCTTGCACCACATCGTCACCTGCGACGGAAGCTATCTGCGTCGCCTCGCCGACAGCGACCAGTTGACGTGGGCGGACGGCAGCAAGCCGGAAGCGGACTTCGACAAGCTGCTGCTGTGGATCGAGGAAGCGCGCCTGCTCTGGGAGGACGTCCTCGCCAAGCCGATCGACACCGAGCGCGTGATCGTCGTCGACAGCGGGCTGCGCGAGTGTCGTGCCGGCATCTTCATCGCCCAGGCCCTGAACCATGCCAACCACCACCGCGAACAGGTCTGCGCCATCCTCACCGGCCTCGGCATCGAGCCGCCGGACATCCAGGCCTGGGAATATGCCTGGCAAACCCACCGAATCTGGGACCGCTGAGCTCGTCGTGGAGCAAGTCGCGGTCGTCGAGGTGTGGCGAGGGCGGTTGTGGA
This region includes:
- a CDS encoding DinB family protein, whose protein sequence is MNDVLYDAVRHNNWASKELVEFCRDQNLSPEQLQATGIGTFGTIPETLHHIVTCDGSYLRRLADSDQLTWADGSKPEADFDKLLLWIEEARLLWEDVLAKPIDTERVIVVDSGLRECRAGIFIAQALNHANHHREQVCAILTGLGIEPPDIQAWEYAWQTHRIWDR
- a CDS encoding VOC family protein, encoding MIFRHLTIDCAQPYELATFWSQATGWPLSAQDSPADDEVLLESPDPLPGFLFIRVPESKTVKNRLHIDWVPTERTRDEEVDRLLALGATLHEDHRQPDGRGWTTLTDPEGNEFCIERSEKERTTN
- a CDS encoding VOC family protein; protein product: MASRLNPYISYNGTAREAFEFYRSVFGGELTMNTFAEFGAEGSPDADKIMHASLEAPNGFALMGSDTPEGMDFKPGTTMSVSLSGDDGDDLRGYYEKLSEGGTVTMPLEKQMWGDEFGMFVDRFGVSWMVNIAAPQG